A genomic segment from Polyangium mundeleinium encodes:
- the tpx gene encoding thiol peroxidase, producing MATITLKGNPIHTSGELPSLGSKVPDFKLLRGDLARASLATFSGKKILNIFPSIDTPVCAVSVRKFNERASKSGVTVLNISEDLPFAQKRFCGAEGLANVETLSAFRSSFGKDYGVEIADGPLAGLTARAVLVLDGDNKVLHAELVPEIAQEPNYDAALAAIG from the coding sequence ATGGCGACGATCACGCTGAAGGGCAATCCGATTCACACGTCCGGCGAGCTGCCGAGCCTGGGGAGCAAGGTGCCCGATTTTAAGCTCCTCCGGGGCGACCTCGCCCGGGCCTCGCTCGCGACGTTCTCGGGCAAGAAGATCCTCAATATCTTCCCGAGCATCGACACGCCCGTTTGCGCCGTCTCGGTCCGCAAGTTCAACGAGCGCGCGTCCAAGAGCGGCGTGACGGTGCTGAACATCTCCGAGGACCTGCCCTTCGCGCAGAAGCGCTTCTGCGGCGCCGAAGGCCTCGCCAACGTCGAGACGCTCTCCGCGTTCCGCTCCTCGTTCGGCAAGGATTACGGCGTCGAGATCGCCGACGGCCCCCTCGCCGGCCTCACGGCGCGCGCCGTGCTCGTCCTCGATGGCGACAACAAGGTCCTGCACGCCGAGCTCGTCCCCGAGATCGCGCAGGAGCCGAACTACGACGCCGCGCTCGCCGCCATCGGCTGA
- a CDS encoding SDR family oxidoreductase: MSQQRIVLVTGATDGIGRQTALELLRRGARVVVHGRTAAKTNAVCEALARESHSNDLVPVAADLSSMSSVRALAAEVAGRVERLDVLLNNAGVFMHERKLTEDGFEMTFAVNHLAPFLLTHLLLPQLRASDDGRIVTVSSIAHTRGQIEFGDLTSERYFHGYTAYATSKLANVLFAYEMGRRLAGTRITSNALHPGVIGTKLLRSGFGMGGGTVAQGAATSVRLATDPTLAGVTCKYFSDEHEEASSKASHDRALQRRLYEVSAKLVGVEGLPDVT; encoded by the coding sequence ATGTCCCAGCAGCGGATCGTCCTCGTCACCGGCGCGACCGACGGAATCGGGCGCCAGACCGCGCTCGAGCTTCTTCGGCGCGGCGCCCGCGTCGTCGTGCACGGGCGGACCGCGGCCAAGACGAACGCGGTTTGCGAAGCGCTCGCGCGGGAGAGCCATTCGAACGATCTCGTGCCCGTCGCCGCGGATCTCTCGTCGATGTCCTCCGTCCGCGCGCTCGCCGCGGAGGTCGCGGGGCGCGTGGAGCGGCTCGACGTGCTGCTCAACAATGCCGGCGTCTTCATGCACGAGCGAAAGCTCACGGAGGACGGATTCGAGATGACGTTCGCCGTCAATCACCTCGCGCCGTTCCTGCTCACGCACCTCTTGCTCCCCCAGCTCCGCGCGAGCGACGACGGCCGCATCGTCACCGTGAGCTCGATCGCCCATACCCGCGGGCAGATCGAATTCGGCGATCTCACGTCCGAGCGCTATTTCCACGGGTATACGGCGTATGCCACGTCGAAGCTCGCGAACGTGCTCTTCGCGTATGAAATGGGGCGAAGGCTCGCCGGGACGCGGATCACCTCGAACGCGCTGCATCCGGGGGTCATCGGCACGAAGCTCTTGCGCAGCGGCTTCGGCATGGGCGGGGGCACGGTCGCGCAGGGGGCCGCCACGTCCGTCCGGCTCGCGACCGACCCCACGCTTGCCGGGGTGACGTGCAAATACTTCTCCGACGAGCACGAGGAGGCCTCGTCGAAGGCTTCGCACGATCGCGCGCTCCAGCGCCGGCTCTACGAGGTCAGCGCGAAGCTCGTGGGCGTCGAGGGGTTGCCGGACGTCACGTAG